The stretch of DNA GCAGGTACAATCCATCCTTTCTCCCGAAGTTTTTCCGAAAGCTGGAATACTGAAAAATCAGCCTCTTTTAAAGTTACTGCTACCAATGGTACAATGATGTTTTTATTTATGAGTTCAAATTTACCTGAATTTTGAAGTTCTCCAGCCAGGTAAAGAGTGTTTTCGAACATGTTGGCCATTATATCATTATAACCCTTCTTACCGAGTCTTATGAGATTATAATACTGGGCAATTATGGTGCTGCTTCCCTTGGAGAAATTTAGGGAGTAATTGGGCATTAATCCCCCTAGATAGTTGATATCGAATATCAGATCTTCAGGCAGGTCAGATTTGTCTTTAAATATTATCCATCCCACCCCCGGGTATACCAGACCGTATTTGTGGCCAGATACATTGATGGATTTCACCTGTTCCAGTCTGAAATCCCATTCCATATCAGGGAAAATGAATGGTGCTACGAACCCTCCGCTGGCACCGTCAACATGGATGGGTATGTCCCATCCCTTGGTTTTTTTAATATCAACAAGTAAGTCATTGATTTCTTTAATTGGATCCATTTGGCCGGTGAAAGTGGTTCCAATAACCGCACCCACAGCAATGGTGTTTTCATCAACTTCCTGGGCAACATCTTCAGCAGTTATTGTGTAAACATCTCTTTTTAGTGGTATTAGCTTTAATTCCACATCGAAATATTTGGCGAACTTCTCCCATACAGTGTGCACATCAGCACCCATTACAATGTTGGGTTTATCCCAATTTTTGCCCTCATTTTCTCTGCGTTGTCTCCAGGTCCATTTGTGGGCTAACAGTCCCAGCATAATGGCCTCAGAGGATCCTATAGTCCCGGTTCCCACGGATTTACAGTCATGGGGTGCATTAAATAGGCGGGCAAGCATGTTAACCACCCTGTCCTGGATTTTAGAGGTTTGAGGGTATTCATCGTTATCCACATAGTTTTTACCCACACTATCCATGATCAGCTGGTCTGCTTCTGGTTCCATCCAGGTGGTTACAAAACTGGCCAGGTTCAAAGCTGGATTCCCATCCAGATTTAATTCCTCGTTTATCAGTTGATATGCAGCTTTTGCTGGCATTCCATCCTCTGGCATCTCATATTTGGGAATACTCTCACTGAAATATCGGCTTCCATAAGTGGTTGTATTTTCCCTTTCTGATTTTTTCATCTTTCCCAGGTCTAGTTTTTCAGATAACATTCAAATACACCCATTCGATGTGTATAAATAATAATTGATTTTTTATTATGAATCTTATAGTCCTTTAAATTTACCTTTTTCAACCTATTTTAACATTTAAATTATTATTTTGATTTAATTTAAGTTTAAAAGTTTATAAATGGTGTAATCGTTTGAAAAAAATCAAATAAATTTGAGTATTACTCAAACAAGATTTATGGTATCTTTAAATAGGATGATAATGTAATGATTGTATAGAAATATGTATTAAATCAATGGGTATTATTATTACAAGTCTGTACTGGATAAATAGCCATGAATGAGTATTTCCTTGGATTAAACACCAAAGACATTCTTATACACCGTAGACAATTCATAACACTAAAAGACATTCCTAATACCATAAACATTCTTTACACTAAAGATATTCCTCAAAATTAAAAAAACGATGATATTATTCCCATCGGATTTAATAGAGTGATTTTAAAAGCGAGTTATAATGGGATCTTATCTATAAAAGGATCTTAAAAAAAAAGCCGGATGATGAAATTATGAACAGCAAATCAAACAGCACCGAAAAGATAGGGATATTACTGATTGGGCATGGAAGTAGCTTACCTCAGAGTAATGATGTGATTTACAAACTATCCTCAATGTATAAAGAAACATCCCCCTACCCGGTTGAAATGGGATTTATGAATATTGAAAAACCATCAATTCCCACTGCACTCAATGCCCTTGCAGGAAAAGGCGTAAATAAAATTATTGCAGCACCTATTTTTTTAGCCCACGGCCTCCATACCAAAGAAGACATCCCATACATGCTTGGTTTGGGTGAAGCACGCAAGGATGCGGGTTATTATAATGAAAAACAGGAAGTAATTGAATTTGATGGGGAAATTGTCTACATCGAACCAATCGGGGCAGATCCACGGATCGTGGATGTGATTAAAAAGCGGGTAAAGGACTCCTGTGGGCTAGATTAGGATTAAGAATTTTAGATATTATAAAATTAAATTAATGTTAAATGGCAAATACTATAATTAAATCAGAAGATTTACACTTGTTACAGGCCCGTAAAAGGACATGATTGAATTTAAAGAAAGATTCTAATTCTGTATTTTTTTATTAAAAACTAATAAGATACTTAGTAACAATTAATAAGATAAACTTTATTAAATATATATGGTTAGTAGGAATAGCTAAAAGTACAATTTTACCATGAGCGGGGGGAGAAGAGTGGATGATAAAGTTTCAGCAGGAATTTTTATTTTTTTTACATTAGTGGTAGTTGTAGTCGGAGTTTTGATTTTTAATCCCCTGAATCTTAACACATCCCCTTTAGATAATGAATTGATTACAGTTAACCAAACCGGGAACAACACTACAAGCAATTATGATATTCTTCCTTCAACAACTTTATTAACATCCATTCCATTCTCACCCGGAGGTTATAGTCAATCTTCATCATCCATGAGTCCGTCAGTGAATCCTTCACCCGGTCCTGAACCTTCTCCAGATCCAATGGATCATATAATCAGCTTATTTGATCAGTACATTAAATCATATTACAACCAATCCCTGATCCCGGGTATGGCTGTGGTAATAGTTCAAAACGATAAAATACTTTACATGAATTGTCTGGGAGTTAAAGATTTAGCATCAGGAGAACCAGTTGACGAGAACACGTTATTTGGAATATGTTCCATCACCAAACAATTCTCAGCAACCAATATCGCACAATTAGTAGATAAAGGGTTAATGAACTGGACAGATCCCATAACTGATTATTATTCGGCACCAGATGAATTCCAGTTATATGATGACTACGTAACTGGAAATATAACTATCAACGATTGTCTCATCCATAATAGCGGATTACCAGTTGAAGGTGGAAATGATTATCCTACCTATTTTAATGATTCATATTCTGCTGCTCTTTACAAGCTTCGTTACATGGAAAATACCACCCCATTTAGAAGTACAGTCCAGTACAACAGTATGCTTTATGCATTGCCAGGTTACTGTGCAGCAAGGACCAGTAACACGACCTGGAATGAATTAATTAAGAATGATCTCCTGGATCCATTGGGAATGACCACTGCCACCACCAGCTATTATGATTTTATGAATTCATCCAATCATGTCACTCCCTATAAACTTCTCAAAAATGGCACCATGAAATCCTATGATGTTATTCCTGACCCAATCGGCCCAGCAGGTAGTATGGCATGTTCAATCAGCGAAATGGCCAACTGGCTTCGCTTCCAAATTGCAGATACTGGAGTGTATAATGGTGTTCAGATCGTTTCTAAAAAAGAATTAGATGAAACACGCACTGGAAAAATGTACATTAACGAGAAAAATACTTCAATGATTGGTTATGGATGGGGGACCAAAGATAACGGCACCACCATATATCATGATGGAGATAGTGACGCATTTTTCAGTCAGATTACCATTTATACTACCAAGGATTTAGGCATAGTCATATTGAGCAATGGCGGACAGTATGCGTATAATTTCAAAATTTGCTTGGATGCTAAATTTAGGGAGTTATTAAAAGGTAATGACGCCTTTGATCCTTGGCCTGCCAGGAAGAATCTCACTGACAATACCTGGATAGAGGATGTCCCGGATCAGTATATAGATAATCCTCAGCCTTTAAGCGCTTATGTTGGTGAGTATTCCCATAGTGTATTTGGCTTGATAAACATAACCACGAATACTGGCACATTGATCTGTAATTATGGTAATAATAGCCAGTCTTTTGATTTGAAGCACTGGAGCAATACTACCTTTGAAGATCCAACCAACAATCACTTTTTCAACTTCACAGATTTCCAAGCGGGTGGTGCGCAGCAAGTAGAGGTTACACATTTCAGTTTCCCACCGGAAAATGGTACCTTCAACCGCACCAGTTAAAATTATTTAACATTTATTTTCTGACTTTCCAATGAGAAAATCAGTTTTTAAAGTGTTAACCCCTTGAAAGAATTAAATGGTAGAAATAACTAAAAAAAGATTATTATTCCAATTATTCACGTCTTTTGAATGATTATTATCAAGGAACTGGCCATCACCGAAGAAAAGCTTTGATCAATTTCCATTTGGTCTATATTCAGTTCAGTTATTAGATTTTGATCATCAGGGTGCTTATCTTTGAAGTTTTTAATCAGCAGTTTTAATGGTTTATAATATTCATCCCACCATACCTGGTGTGATAATTCAAATTCATCAATGAGCCTGTAACCATGCTTTTTAATCAATTCAAGCTTTTTATCCTTATCTTTACTATCATCATGAATTACTAAAAACCCATCACTTTTTAAAAAGCGACGCCAGTTTTTTATACTATTTTCAAAGCCCATTACAAATACTGAACCTTCTGCCCAGATAATATCAAAGCTTTCCTCAGGAAAATCCATGGTGAAAATTGAATCATTAATAACCCTCACTTGTTTATCTAATCCCCGGGCCTTTATTTTTGTTTTTAACATATTCAATGAGGTTGCATTATCATCCAGGCCAGTAACATCCCCTCCGGATATTTTTGCCAGTTCCACTGTCGGAACTCCTGTTCCACACCCAATATCTAAAATACGAGGATTCTCAATCTCAGGGAGTAATTTAAATGCTTTTATTGTGTATTTATTGAGATTCTCCCGTATATGATCCTTTTCACTCCTATACAAATCCAGATTTGACATGATATCCAGTCCATTTTTGATATAAATAATTTCACGATCACTATATGGTTTTTATATTTATGTAATCTCATGAATATGTAGGATAATGGTAGTGAGAACATGGCCAAATCAATCGCAGCAACACCAACTTTAATAGGGAAGGATGCAGATCGTTTCGTTCTAAATCTGGACAAACCAACAACTTCCGAAAAAAAGAAATTCTTGAAAGAATCCCTTAAAGTTTACAGGAATATTAACTAATAGCGAAGGTAGGGCAATCTGCAGAAACTAATGATGAATGTTATTATTGGCAAATTTATTCAAAAAAGTCTTTAACCTTCTTCAATTCCTGAGTTATCTTGATGCCCTGGGGACAGTGTTCTTCACAGATACCACACTCACTACACACTGCGGCGTGTTCATGATCTGGCATGAAAGTATGGTAATTAAATTTGTAAAGATCCTTCATTTCAGGATTACCAAACAGGAAGTAGTCATTATATTTGGCAAAGTTTTCGGGGATATTTACACCAGAAGGGCAGGGTAAACAGTAGCCACAATCAGTACAGCTTATTTTAACCTTTTTTTCGAAAATAGACTTGGCCTGTTGGGTAATATCTAATTCCGGGTCAGTCAGCATATGCGGGTGGGCTTCCTGGGCAATTTTCAGATTCTCTTCAACCTGTTCCATGGTAGTCATGCCACTCAGGACCACTGAAACCTCCGGATGGTTCCACACCCACCTTAAAGCCCATTCAGCAGGGGATTTTTTTGTTTCTGCATCATCAAATAATTCTTGAACTTCTGATGGGATGTTGGTAGCCAAGTGGCCGCCCCTTAAAGGTTCCATTACTGCCACACCTAAACCCCTGGCAGATGCATATTCCAGGCCTTCTTCTCCGGCCTGATAATCATCATCCAAATAATTTAACTGAATCATGCAGAAAGACCAGTCATAGTGATCCACTACCTCCTTAAAGAGTTCTATTCGGTCATGGAATGAGAAACCGGCAAGTTTTATTCTCCCATCAGCAATTGCTTCATCCAGAAATTCTTCAAATCCCAGTTCTTTCAGATTTTTCCAGTAGCTTTTATTAATACCATGCACCATGTAAAAATCAATGCAATCTGTTTCCAGACGTTTCAGCTGTTCATCTAAGAATTTGTCCATGTCTTTCCTGGTCTCTACTGCCCAGCTGGGGAGTTTGGTGGCTATTTTCACCTTCTCCCTGTAGCCGTCATGCAGTGCCTTTGCTAGGAAGGGCTCACTGGCACCTCCCTGATCCATACTAATACCGTGGTAAGGGTAGGCGGTGTCAATGAAGTTCACACCTTGATCTATGGCACTGCGCAGCATGTTTATAGCAGTTTTCTCGTCGATATCCATGGGATTATCTCCCTTTAGGGGAAGCCGCATGCAGCCAAATCCCAGTACTGAAACCTTTTCTTTGGTTTTTCCAAAATCCCGATATAACATAAAAATTACTCCTTTAAGTGAAAAAACATTTTTATAAATCTTTAATTATTTGATAAATGTATAATTATTTGATAAATCCCTGATTAAATTATTTAAGTTCATTAATGTTCGATAAATCTGTTGAAACGTGTTTTTTAAACTTGAATAATGTTTTGAGAAGTATCCAAATTGAATAATGTTTTGAACAAAGAAAAAAAGTGAAGGTTTTATTTAGGCATTTTCTTCCATGAATCAGGATCCATGTCCTTGAATTTTTCAGTACAGGGTACTCCACCTAATCCCCAGTGAGATTGTGGAATTTCATGTATTATGACCTCCACAGCTTCCGGTGAAATCCCAACATCCGAGAAAACTTTTGTCAAATTCTCAATTAAATACTCAATTTTTTCCTGTTCAAAACCTTTCCATATATTCACATGAAGTACTGGCATTTTTACCACCCCTACATTTCTTAGGACCTCTACATATTCTCTCAGGGATTTATTTATTGATGAAAATTATTTTATTAATGAAAATAAACAAATCATAAATAAACAAATCACAATGTGAATTGTGTTAAACTGACTTAAAGTAGTTTTTCTAACCATTGGGTAATTACCAATTGGTAAGTGGGGAATTAGAATGGGTAACGATTATTTAAAAGAACTTTACCAAACCGTTGATGATACTTTTAGCTACCTCCGCAAGAAATGGACTATTCCAATAATTAAAGGATTATTCTGTGATTGTAAAAATTTTAAGGGTTTTCTAGAACTTAATCCAGGATTAAGCAGTAAGGTCCTGTCGGAAAGGCTTAAAGAATTAGAAGAAAATGGCATAGTTGAGAAGGTAGTGTTAAACTCATCTGCAGGCCATACTGAGTACTATTTAACCGAGAAAGGACGCAGATTGAACAGGATTATCTTTGAAATGTTTAATTTTGCCTTGGATGAAGTTTTAAAAAGCGAAGATAGCATTAAATTAAGAGAAGAATCCAAAGAATCATTGAAAGCAACTTTACAGATGAATTGTTAGATCAATGAACTAATTCATTAGTGATTTAAAACAAGATTTTATAATGATACTTTTATGAGAATGGAGTGATTAAAATCGAAACAAGAAATATACTTTTAATTATTCTCGTTCTATTTGCAACAATATTAATCCTTTTTTTATTTAGAATTATCAAAATAGGTGCTATTATAACACCATATCCTTAACTTTCATGTTAAATTTAACACTGAGTAATAAAAAATACCCCAGCGAACGCTAGGCAACCTAATGTTCTAGATCTTTGTACATTGCCACAAGTATGCTCCTCATAGTCTTCCATATAAAAAAAATTCTTCCCAGATCTATCTTAGAAAACTTTCTCTTGTTGATGCAACAATATTATCATTAATCCTTTGATCAAAATGGATTATCCACTCACCATTAACCTTTTCAAAATAGAAATAAAATCCCAACACTGCATCTTGCTATACCAATCAACAACAATTAAATTCCCTTTTTCCTGTTCTGGAGAATATGTCCAAATATAATGATCCACGTCATCCCCAGTTAAGTTGTAAAAATTCTCTTGAATATATTCAACTGCTTTGGATTGAATAATTTCCGCATCATCTGAACTTAATCCAGTTTCATTTACAGCCCCATCATATTTTTCTTTTGAAGAAGACACCGTTAAAATACCACCAACAAAGGCCAATATCACAAAAACAAAAAAACAACCAGCAAAAATCCAACCAAGAAGATGAGTATAT from Methanobacterium sp. encodes:
- a CDS encoding glutamate decarboxylase encodes the protein MLSEKLDLGKMKKSERENTTTYGSRYFSESIPKYEMPEDGMPAKAAYQLINEELNLDGNPALNLASFVTTWMEPEADQLIMDSVGKNYVDNDEYPQTSKIQDRVVNMLARLFNAPHDCKSVGTGTIGSSEAIMLGLLAHKWTWRQRRENEGKNWDKPNIVMGADVHTVWEKFAKYFDVELKLIPLKRDVYTITAEDVAQEVDENTIAVGAVIGTTFTGQMDPIKEINDLLVDIKKTKGWDIPIHVDGASGGFVAPFIFPDMEWDFRLEQVKSINVSGHKYGLVYPGVGWIIFKDKSDLPEDLIFDINYLGGLMPNYSLNFSKGSSTIIAQYYNLIRLGKKGYNDIMANMFENTLYLAGELQNSGKFELINKNIIVPLVAVTLKEADFSVFQLSEKLREKGWIVPAYTLPANAEDVAVLRIVVKENFGRDMVEMLLEDLMESYHILEKEGAKEVKGPKNPTLLY
- the cfbA gene encoding sirohydrochlorin nickelochelatase, with the translated sequence MNSKSNSTEKIGILLIGHGSSLPQSNDVIYKLSSMYKETSPYPVEMGFMNIEKPSIPTALNALAGKGVNKIIAAPIFLAHGLHTKEDIPYMLGLGEARKDAGYYNEKQEVIEFDGEIVYIEPIGADPRIVDVIKKRVKDSCGLD
- a CDS encoding serine hydrolase — translated: MDDKVSAGIFIFFTLVVVVVGVLIFNPLNLNTSPLDNELITVNQTGNNTTSNYDILPSTTLLTSIPFSPGGYSQSSSSMSPSVNPSPGPEPSPDPMDHIISLFDQYIKSYYNQSLIPGMAVVIVQNDKILYMNCLGVKDLASGEPVDENTLFGICSITKQFSATNIAQLVDKGLMNWTDPITDYYSAPDEFQLYDDYVTGNITINDCLIHNSGLPVEGGNDYPTYFNDSYSAALYKLRYMENTTPFRSTVQYNSMLYALPGYCAARTSNTTWNELIKNDLLDPLGMTTATTSYYDFMNSSNHVTPYKLLKNGTMKSYDVIPDPIGPAGSMACSISEMANWLRFQIADTGVYNGVQIVSKKELDETRTGKMYINEKNTSMIGYGWGTKDNGTTIYHDGDSDAFFSQITIYTTKDLGIVILSNGGQYAYNFKICLDAKFRELLKGNDAFDPWPARKNLTDNTWIEDVPDQYIDNPQPLSAYVGEYSHSVFGLINITTNTGTLICNYGNNSQSFDLKHWSNTTFEDPTNNHFFNFTDFQAGGAQQVEVTHFSFPPENGTFNRTS
- a CDS encoding class I SAM-dependent methyltransferase, encoding MSNLDLYRSEKDHIRENLNKYTIKAFKLLPEIENPRILDIGCGTGVPTVELAKISGGDVTGLDDNATSLNMLKTKIKARGLDKQVRVINDSIFTMDFPEESFDIIWAEGSVFVMGFENSIKNWRRFLKSDGFLVIHDDSKDKDKKLELIKKHGYRLIDEFELSHQVWWDEYYKPLKLLIKNFKDKHPDDQNLITELNIDQMEIDQSFSSVMASSLIIIIQKT
- a CDS encoding aldo/keto reductase; the protein is MLYRDFGKTKEKVSVLGFGCMRLPLKGDNPMDIDEKTAINMLRSAIDQGVNFIDTAYPYHGISMDQGGASEPFLAKALHDGYREKVKIATKLPSWAVETRKDMDKFLDEQLKRLETDCIDFYMVHGINKSYWKNLKELGFEEFLDEAIADGRIKLAGFSFHDRIELFKEVVDHYDWSFCMIQLNYLDDDYQAGEEGLEYASARGLGVAVMEPLRGGHLATNIPSEVQELFDDAETKKSPAEWALRWVWNHPEVSVVLSGMTTMEQVEENLKIAQEAHPHMLTDPELDITQQAKSIFEKKVKISCTDCGYCLPCPSGVNIPENFAKYNDYFLFGNPEMKDLYKFNYHTFMPDHEHAAVCSECGICEEHCPQGIKITQELKKVKDFFE
- a CDS encoding tautomerase family protein, whose amino-acid sequence is MPVLHVNIWKGFEQEKIEYLIENLTKVFSDVGISPEAVEVIIHEIPQSHWGLGGVPCTEKFKDMDPDSWKKMPK
- a CDS encoding helix-turn-helix domain-containing protein → MGNDYLKELYQTVDDTFSYLRKKWTIPIIKGLFCDCKNFKGFLELNPGLSSKVLSERLKELEENGIVEKVVLNSSAGHTEYYLTEKGRRLNRIIFEMFNFALDEVLKSEDSIKLREESKESLKATLQMNC